Below is a genomic region from Persicimonas caeni.
TACGTCGAGGGGATCACCCTTCGGCGGTTCATCAAGTCGACCAGTTCGGTCGACTTTTCGGTCTTCGGCGCCATCGCCCTGCAGATCTTGGAGGGCATCAGCGAGGCGCATTCGCTGGGGCTTGTCCACCGGGACATCAAGCCGTCGAATATCATGCTCACCGAGCGGCGAGGCGAGAAGAACTACGTCAAGATCCTCGATTTCGGCCTCGCCAAGCTGGTCAAGGGCTCGACGGACGTGACCAAGGAGCAAAACCTGGTCGGCTCGGTGGCCTTTTTGGCCCCCGAGCAGATCATGGGCAACGACACCGACGAGCGCGTCGACGTGTACGCGCTGGGCGTGTTGTTCTACTTCATGCTCACCGGCGAGAAGCCGTTTGTGGGCGACGACGACGTCGCAGTGCTCTACCAGCACGTCCACAACGAGCCCGAGCGCCTCGAAGAGCGGCTCGTCGCGGGCCACGATATCCCCAAGTCGGTCCTCGACCTCATCCACCGCGCCCTCGCCAAAGATCCGGCCGAGCGTTTCCACAACGCCGGCCAATTTTTGTTCGAGTTCGGCGCGTGCATCGACGGCACCGACATCTCTTCGCCGCACGTCAGCGGAGAATTCAACACCGCCTCGCGCGTCGCCAAGTTGAGCAGCCTGTCGCCCGACGACCCGAGCGCGCAGATCTCGCGGCAACGTCGGGAGACGCCGATTCACCAGGTGCCCGCCGACGCCACCCCGTCGCATCATTCGGGCCTGGTCGCCCTCGGCGCCGACCCGAGCACCGGGCAGGTGACTTGGGTGAGCGGCGAGCACTTGCTCAAAGTCGAGAAGCAAAACCGGCTGCGCAATATTCTGTTGGGCGTCTTCGGCGTGTTGTTGGTGGGCGGTGCGGCCTTCTTCTTCTATTCACAGCAAGCCGACATCCCCAGCCAAGAGAAGGTCCAGGGAGATATCGAGCAGGCGGTGGCGCTCATCGACAGCGGCAAGCTCGGCCAGGCCGAGGGCGCGCTGGAGATGGTCGAAGAAGACCTGAAGCACTACCCCGACCTCAAGAGCAAATACGTCGCCGCCGAGGACCGCCTCGAGATCGCGCAGTTGATGGCCAACGCCGCGCTCAACGCCGAAGATGGCGAGTTCGAAAAGGCGCTCGAGACCTACAAAAAGGTGTTGAGCCGCAACCCCAATCACGAGGGCGCCCGCGAGCAGTTGAGCGCAGTGCGCGAGAAGATGGACGCGGCCGCGGCGGAGAAGGCGGACGACGAGGCGAGCGCTGACATGGAGTTCGAGGCCGACGACACCGCCTCGAAGCCGGCGCCGACGCCCGAGCGAACGGGCGCGAAGGCTCCGCAGCGCACCCAGCGCTCGACCGGCTCCTCCAAGTCGACGGGAGCGTCGGGCGCGAAGGCCAAGCGGGCGAAGACGCAACCGTCGAAGAGTGCGAAACCCTCGACCCGTACGACGAAGAAGGCGACCGAGAAGGCCGCCAAGTCGGACAAGCCTTCCGAGACGGCTCCCAAGAAGACTACTTCCAACAAGTCGGCCTCCAAAAAGGAGAAGGCTTCGGACGACACGCTGCTGCTTCCCTCCGACAAGGAGTCGGGCTCGGACGACGACCCGAGCGGCGGCGACCTGTTGCCGGCCGACGACGGCAGCGGCGGCGGCGACCTGTTGCTCGACTGAGTCCATCGACAAAAC
It encodes:
- a CDS encoding serine/threonine-protein kinase translates to MGEKTSSKEKKSAGGKARGDAHFDPQSLIGEVLDDRYEIEECIGRGGMGVVYLASQSALDRKVVIKVLPPTFAEDEEASARFEREARGMSKLQHPHIVSIYDFGYHGDQAYIVMEYVEGITLRRFIKSTSSVDFSVFGAIALQILEGISEAHSLGLVHRDIKPSNIMLTERRGEKNYVKILDFGLAKLVKGSTDVTKEQNLVGSVAFLAPEQIMGNDTDERVDVYALGVLFYFMLTGEKPFVGDDDVAVLYQHVHNEPERLEERLVAGHDIPKSVLDLIHRALAKDPAERFHNAGQFLFEFGACIDGTDISSPHVSGEFNTASRVAKLSSLSPDDPSAQISRQRRETPIHQVPADATPSHHSGLVALGADPSTGQVTWVSGEHLLKVEKQNRLRNILLGVFGVLLVGGAAFFFYSQQADIPSQEKVQGDIEQAVALIDSGKLGQAEGALEMVEEDLKHYPDLKSKYVAAEDRLEIAQLMANAALNAEDGEFEKALETYKKVLSRNPNHEGAREQLSAVREKMDAAAAEKADDEASADMEFEADDTASKPAPTPERTGAKAPQRTQRSTGSSKSTGASGAKAKRAKTQPSKSAKPSTRTTKKATEKAAKSDKPSETAPKKTTSNKSASKKEKASDDTLLLPSDKESGSDDDPSGGDLLPADDGSGGGDLLLD